In Vitis vinifera cultivar Pinot Noir 40024 chromosome 4, ASM3070453v1, the genomic window GAGGAGTTGAGCAATGTGAGAGGCGAGAGGCGAGGCGTGAGTGTTGGCTAGGGTTCGAGCCGCCATTGATGGCGGTGATGGAGATCGGTTACAGAGGACTTCGCCGCTGTGGCAGCACAGATGATCTTGGCCATCGAGTCTCTGTGCTGTCCAGTTGAATCTGGACCGTCCGTGGATGGGAATGCATTGAAACGACGTCGTTACTGGATCAAGGCCTTCCTTCACCATAAGAAGGGACGTCGCTTTGATATGGCCATCTTTCCTCCGTCCGAAAAAACGGCATCGTTTTGGTCTGAGTgtaaaacaaaatgaacaatGTATGGTTCGCCTTTTCTCCcttatttatatttgagttatttgattaaaaggttCATGGTAAGAacctaaatttttaaatttaattctttatttatttttatttattttttataaaaatgtcattattattttcttataaaaacaatcttctttttaaaaatctacATGTGAATACTTAAAATGGTAAAGAAccctatataaaaaatatattatttttgaagaaaaaaatatgagaatgaTTAGATTCataatttatgaattattttatctcttttaataaaatatttctttatattttactCAGGCCCTTGCGGTTCAATCAAATCCAAACTGAGTTTGGATTGacaaaaacaatttaatttacaatttgGCTAagcttgaaaaaaatatatattaatccGTACAAAATTCATATTGAACTTGAATTGGGGCTCCATTATTCATGTAACATTTGAATCATGTTATACTCAAAATCCTAAATCTACTAAATGTATTTTTTCCGTAACTTTTGATTGTGAGATAGTTTTATAGTTATGTATTTTGATTAAGTGACTGTTACATGCTTCTTGAATCATTTACTGtaattctattaaaatattAGACTTGGTTcctgaaaaaatttaaaggaaaataaataaataaatttaagatttatatattattttaaattcatttcacttattttaattttttaagataaatattaaaatatttaaaaatatataaaattttaattatatttcattttttatgggaCAACCAAAGATAAGaagaatcatttttcttaatattcttttattttcttagtattttttgggACCAAACATAATGGATatgtttcatgatttttttttaaaaaaagaatagaaaataggttCATGTTTCacaaacttttaagaaaaaataaaattttgaaatttttttattgaaaacaaatcattgtttaaaacaatttttatgacTTTAAgcaacttttttgtttttcatatttatttattttagcttGTTATGAGTGTTTTGTTTCCCCTCAAAAACAGTCATATGCCCAAATCGTTCTCTCTCCATGTTTTCCCCTCCTTTTCTTTTGGTCTAACAACTCTCACCATAAGGCATATATCCCATGCTTGTGAAAACCTGCACAAGGAGATTTCATGAATCAATAATTACAGGGTGTCTCACATGCCTTAACAACAAATGAGCCCAAAACTGTATTTTACAAGCTGTAGTCTCCCCTGTCGTACATGAATTATTATCTACTTAATCCTCCCTGTCCAAAAAGCCCAAGCTGTTCATTGCTGTACCGGGTTTGTCACAGCGGTGGCATGGAATAGTACTCGCTTGGAGGCCGAAGCTTTGCCGCCCCAGTTGCTTGAGGCGCTTGTGCAAATGTCTGGTTAGGCCAGGCCATGACTTGGAGATGTACGTTTTCCATTTGATCCATCATTGAGTTGAGCGTGTCCTTAATTTCGCTATGATCACAGCAGCTGATGAGGCCTGCAGAGCTGACAGTCGAAGGCAAGAGACTCCTCCCTTCTAATCTAGCTATCACTACTAAACTCCGAGTTTTATTCGCCTCCTCCCACAGCTGCCCAAGCCCGGCACGGTCTGCAGCTGAGCCTCTAGTTACTGAGAAGACGCAGATCAAGCCCTGTTCGGATGGACGAGTGTAAAAAGACAGAATTCAGATGCGGGTATGTGATGTTTTTGAGTTAATGTTACCTCATCAGTTCGTTTGATGTTCATTCCGAATCGGGTTTCTCCTAGTTCTGGTATCAATTCAACAGGGACTTCTGCTACTCCTGGTAGATACCATAGCCTTATGCCTTGTACAATTTGGAGAGTGGTGCCAGAGTTTGTCTGCCTACACCAGCCTAATTCTCTTCCTGTCGAATTAGTTTTCTCCTTTGAGAAAAAACTAGGGAAAATTAGTGGTCATTGGAATAATAATCTTCCATTTAAGGTGACAAAGTTCGATATGATTTGTTAATGCTACTTGAATTCAACATGTTTTTCACATATTTGGGTTGAGTATAATTGGGTTTGAATCACATTCATGTCAACCTGTGCAACCCgtttaataaatagatattttttaagCAATTTACATAACATGAATTTATTCATGTtgattaatcttattttaattttaaagtataTAACCTATATTTAACTTattctaaatttgttttaaaataagtcaaTTAAGTCATAAATATATCGATAAAACATTAATCATTTATGCAAAACATAActaaatatgattattaaataggaCTACTAATATAAAGTGttatttaataataagataGTATTtgggtttatgtttttaaagTCATTATTACTTTCATTGGGTTTGCATTGACATATGTAGTAAAACACCTAGGTTTCGACCCGATCCATTTAGCACAAGGGACaaggaagaaggaagaagaggaGTACCGATGTTAAAATCTGTTCTGTTTGGATATTGACAAAGATGAGAGGAGCCCCAGAAGAAACTGCAGCTGAGAACCAGGCCATGGACCTGGCAGTAGTGGCTTCAACACTGTTCTCCCCCACTAGAGGCATGAAAAGAATGGAGCTAACAACCGTTGATCTCGGGAGTGGCAGGAAGGTTCCCACCTTCATCTTCCAATCATAATTCACTCCCTTCTGGTTGAATACCCTGTAGTCCATGTTCACCACTCTCCTGCTCATCTCTGCAggatcaaataaaagaaaaccattACAGAATTTCCTTATATGAACTCTGTTTCGTTGATCTTTTCATAATCTTTGATCTCCTGTGGACCTACCCTGCAGTTCAGTGCATTGATCCAAGGTAAGGTCCCCTAGAACAGCAACATGACGCTCATCAGAGGCGGCTCGAATTGTAAACCTTCTTGACAGTTTGGAACACTTATCAGTCACTACACATGCCCTTAGTTTAAGAGTGCTATCTCCCCTTCTAATCTTCACCCAAATGGCCTCAACTTGTTGACTAATTTTCCCGAGCTGCGAACTGAATTCTGACCTTGCATTGATTGGTACAAACAGTTCATCATCATCCTTGTCCTCCATTGCAAACCCTTTAATGATGTCCCCAGGCAATGGCATGTACTCATTCCATTCGTGGGAGGCCTCTTGCTTCACCTGCTTGACACAAACCAGTGTCTGGACGCTGCCCATTTCCTTCTTCCTGAACATACGACAGTACTTCTCCATTCAACTCATCAGCTCATATTCTAGGATGAAAGGTTTGGTGGAAGTTTAGACTCATGCTAGTATGCGGATGTTTCAAGGGATgtcaatttttagttttagttctCTTCGTCCAGATCATTGTGATAGGATTTCCCACGCCAGTTGATTGTGATATATTGTCTTCTTGTCTATATCAGTACTATGATAAAGGCAAAATGGCCGGCTTTCCGGCTTCAACTGTGAATTTTTCTATGGATCTATGAGAATAGACTCAGATTCCATTTCAAAGGCCTCAATCAAATTGATCAAGACTACAGTGTTATGGggaaatttcattaattttcttgAAGATACAGATAGAATATtgttgatttcaatttttttttcccatgaaaaatgatgaattttatTAGTACTGAAAAAACAAAACTGATCAAGACTGCACCcatgaaaaatgatgaattttatTAGTATTGAAAAAACCAAACTGATCAAGACTGCAGTATCAAGGGGAATTTTTCTTGAAGGTACAGGTGGAATATTGTTGAattcagaattttttttcccatgaaaaataatgaattgTATTAGAATTGGGAAAACCAAACTGATCAAGACTGCAGTGACATGaagaaatttcattaattttcttgAAGATATAGATAGAATATtgttcatttccattttttttcccatgaatGATGAATTTTATTAGTATTGGAAAAACCAAACTGACCAAGGCTGCATGCAGTGTCATGTggaaatttcattaattttcttgAAGATACAGATAGAATATTGTCAATCTCCAAATTTTCCCATAAAAAATGGGGGATTTATTAGTATTGAAAACACTTACAAAGAATCAGAACACCACTTTAAGCTAACCACATCAATTATCATGATCAGAATATCGTGGTATAGGAATGGCAATTCCTCCACAAGCATTGGTCATCTCCTGTTTCAGCCTCTCCATCTCAGCTTGAGCGCGTGCCCTTTCTGCTGCATCCTTTGACCTTAAACTTGGCTTCAATCTCACCATCTGCCTTTGTATGCTTTTGACCTATATACAAAAACATCAATCAATATCACCAAGAAAAAtcagaagaaaataaattcgAAAAAGGGGAAAGAGAATGAGACCTTTCTATAAGGCCATCGATCCACTCCATGTTTGCGGCATATCTTCTTCACAACAGTAGGGCATATGTTCAATCCCTCAGCTGCCTTGTCTATGGGAAGATGAAAATACCGTGTGAAGTCATATATAGTTAACTTTCCTGTTCTCTCCCTCTGCACCATTCTTCATTGTAATACAAAGCaactaaataagtaaaattaaaacaaaaaataatataaatgagtGAAAAGAGTCACCACAACCTGTGCTGCAAGGGGGATTTTCTGAGTTCTCTCTGAGCGATTCTCTTCGGTCTCTGGGTGATTTATTTGACATCCTCCTGTTTGAAAACTAAGTATATTAAAGCTTATACTGTACAATATAACAAAGActagtgtttttgtttttgtttttttgaagcACACTGACCAGAGTGCGATGGAGACCGTTGGAAAAACTCATCAGCATTCATAGATTCTTCGTAGTCCAATCCAACGCAGATGGCTTCATAAAATAGGGAGAGTGGATCCTGCAGCATAGCGAACCCGGCCTGTCGACGTTCCTTGCAGTATTGCTGCAGAAACTGCTTCACACCCTCTATGCTTTTCTTGCAGAAACTGCTTGAAACAGTTTATGAAATTTACATACAGAATGGTAATGGGATTATTAGAACCCttagatttagaaaataaaaaataaaaattgcatttCATTGAATAACTGCAAGAACTTACTCAAACATATGATGATCTGGAGGGATTCCATCGACGGCACAGTAGTGACTTTCGAGAACAGCATGACTGATCAGTCCGGGTCTTCCATGAACCTCAAGCTTTGTAGTATACGTACCTAACATAATACCCACAAAAATTGATAGAACAGTGatccttttttttcattgaaacaaaaaaataatcgGCTTAATTAAAGTGGAATATCTTGATATGACATGAGCATACCATTAGTATGAATTATTTCTCTTAGAATTTGGCAACAACTGCAACCATAAGGGACCGGTGGCAAAGGCCAGACCGGGAGAGGAATTGAGTTTTCAAAACTTGGAATTTGCTGTTGGGACGTTTCGGCTTGGCTGCTTGTTTCGCCATGGACTTCCATGGGAGTCAGTTGAGGATTATCCCCATTAGAATCGTCACACAGTTCCCAAGCAAACGAGTCCTTGAAGGGATCAATGGTGTTGTCCGCAAGTTCGTCGCTGGATTGAGGAATCAAGTAAGGATTCGAATCGGGTTTCACCAATGAAGGTATGTCAGAAAGGTTTGGGTTAGGAGGATCAGAGAAATTGAGGTCTTCTACTAGTACTAAAGGGAGATCGAATGAGAATGGATCGTGATATGGGACGTCGTCTAATGGGTCAGTCATTGATGATGGTGGCTGTCAAATGTATGTGTGCGGTGGCGGCGATAGGGTCTCAAGCACCGTGAAAGCACGGTGCTTGAGGGATTGGATATGGGATTTGAGTCAGAGTGGTGGAGATATGGGTAGGAAGAAGAGGGGGAGGGCGGGAAAGGTAGTTTACGACCGTTGTGAGATTGACGGTTGGTGGTTTTAAAATGTGAATTGGGATCGGTGCATGGCCCTTTCCAAAACGGCCTTCCTTTAAACGACATcgttttaatgtaaaaaaaattcgaaaattttttaggaaaatatttttgggaaatGCATTTCAAGTTTTGGTACCAGCACGACGTCGCTTATGATGTTATAGTCTCGTATGAAATGGAGAAAATACACGCTGTCGTTTAAATTAAGTTTCAACTTTCATGGTTAAAAACTGAAAAACTTATAGGCAGTAAAACGACGTCGTATGCTCTTGTTAAGAACATGCAATGACGCCAACATAAACGACGTCGTTTCGAGTTACACGCAAAGACAGACATAAAATGACGGTTTTCAGAACGATAGCAGCAAAACGACATCCTTCGCGGCAGATATTTGACCTGAGGCAGGAAAACGACGCCGTTTGAATAGAATGTAAGTACAATAAAATGGAGGCCCCAAAT contains:
- the LOC104879043 gene encoding uncharacterized protein LOC104879043; the encoded protein is MEKYCRMFRKKEMGSVQTLVCVKQVKQEASHEWNEYMPLPGDIIKGFAMEDKDDDELFVPINARSEFSSQLGKISQQVEAIWVKIRRGDSTLKLRACVVTDKCSKLSRRFTIRAASDERHVAVLGDLTLDQCTELQEMSRRVVNMDYRVFNQKGVNYDWKMKVGTFLPLPRSTVVSSILFMPLVGENSVEATTARSMAWFSAAVSSGAPLIFVNIQTEQILTSEKTNSTGRELGWCRQTNSGTTLQIVQGIRLWYLPGVAEVPVELIPELGETRFGMNIKRTDEGLICVFSVTRGSAADRAGLGQLWEEANKTRSLVVIARLEGRSLLPSTVSSAGLISCCDHSEIKDTLNSMMDQMENVHLQVMAWPNQTFAQAPQATGAAKLRPPSEYYSMPPL
- the LOC104878986 gene encoding uncharacterized protein LOC104878986, yielding MTDPLDDVPYHDPFSFDLPLVLVEDLNFSDPPNPNLSDIPSLVKPDSNPYLIPQSSDELADNTIDPFKDSFAWELCDDSNGDNPQLTPMEVHGETSSQAETSQQQIPSFENSIPLPVWPLPPVPYGCSCCQILREIIHTNGTYTTKLEVHGRPGLISHAVLESHYCAVDGIPPDHHMFDFCKKSIEGVKQFLQQYCKERRQAGFAMLQDPLSLFYEAICVGLDYEESMNADEFFQRSPSHSGGCQINHPETEENRSERTQKIPLAAQRERTGKLTIYDFTRYFHLPIDKAAEGLNICPTVVKKICRKHGVDRWPYRKVKSIQRQMVRLKPSLRSKDAAERARAQAEMERLKQEMTNACGGIAIPIPRYSDHDN